ATGTCCTGTTCCGTACCTTCCCGCTCAGTGTGCGGATGACCTGCTGATGAATAGAGCCACCGCCCCCACCAACTGATGAGTTACTCGCGGTCACCTCCTGGCATTGGCTCTTACAGAATAACCTCGCAAAGCGTTTTCGATACTGCGCGTTTAGGATACCGTAAACCACTGGATTAACGGCCGCGTTGGCGTACGTCACGATAAACACAGCCGTGATCTGATACGATTCCATACCATTCCTGTCATAGTCTGCCATAAGGGCGATTATCGTCATGGTTACCGGTCcccacatcaaaacaaaaactgtcacCATGGTGATAAGCATCCTCATAACTCTCGCCTCTCGCTGTACATTGGTAGAGGCTTTTGCAGAGCTTCTGTCTGTCCTGGGTGCGGCTACCATGTGCTCCCGCATTCGCTGTAAACTCATGGAGAACTTTCTCATAATGGCGCGGTAATTCCTGGTGATTATAGACATTGGGATTATAAACACCACAACAATGTTGATGCAGGAGTAGATCAGAGGCAGATAAAGGGGGCCTGGAAAATCAAAAGTGCACACCGTGACGTTACGCCGAAGCCCTGTGTGGTTATCCTCGATGGTTGAGTCTGTGGTTCGGAAGTACAGAACCAATGGAAGGACGAAGATAGCTGCTCCAATCCAGACGAGTAACAAACGCAACAATGTCATATTTAGCGTTGATCGATGCCGTTGTAACGACACGATAGCCTGGTAGCGATCCACACTGATTAACACCATAGTCCAGACGCTGACGATACCACACACAAACTCAACCGCCGTCAAGAGGCGACATAGTACCTCGCCAAAGACCCATACCCCAGTGACCCTAGTCACCATTACCAGGGGTACCATGAGGGTGAAGATGAGGTCAGATAGGGCCAGGTTGGTGATGAAGAGATTGGTGACTTGCCGAATAGCTTTGAATCTCACAAAGAATGAAATGACTAGAACGTTTCCACTGATGGAGACCATAGCCATTAAACCCATGATGGTGTTTTCGAGTACGTAACTTTCCTTCCATGGTTTGTTGAACTCTGAGAAGAAGGTGAACAATGATTTGTTGGATGCAGAGTCCACGATGTAAGACAAACCCATGATGACAGTTAGatctaaaagtaaaaacaaatgaagTGGAAGCAGTTTAATTTTTCCCTTcgcagaactcggggaaagtactgagtatacaaaattgtattatttatcctcgatgcaaaaaGTATGTCTTTTATAGGTTTCCACTGCTAACAAACTCTGCCTCTAGTGTCACTGGGCTAGCTCGATGGTCTATATGACTATATGAGTAAGTAGTGCGGGCATAAATGACCCCGTTTGTCGAAAGTGGATCATTCAGGTGGGTcgttctacatgtatgtgggtaCTTGATGGAGGTGTAACGAAAAATCCCCCCTCtttttaccaccacagacagCAAACGGGAAGGTCAAAGTGTAAGACTTCACAGTTTAGATGATACGCTGTTGAGTTTTAGTTCAATTTTTTAAACTAAGATCAGTTACgaattttctgttttttaacCCAAATAACTAGTGTAAATACACCCCCTCGGTTAAGAGTGTACGAGTCCGGTAGTTGTGTTGTCGTCTGCTACATTTTGATCGTGTTCGAAACATGATCTGTTACCGGACCGGACAACAAAGTCCGAAGGGGAAGGCCAaatacaaaaagtaaagcacGTAGCATACGCCTCTGTAGGAattatgaaaatgaaaaaaaaggagGAGGAGTTACGTGAAGACGTCAAGATGCTAGTAATGAGTCaacagatgatgatgatttCGAAAATGaaggggaggaggaggaggaattCCATGAAAATGATTGTGATGAATCAACAGATGCTTAAGGATTATGAAAATGAAGAGCGGGAGATGtccggggaaaaaaacattgattttttttcgcTTTAGAATGCCAAACTAATGtttcaaaatgattgatttttcaATCCAAACAGATGGAGTTTGTTTGATTCGTTGGATACAGAGCTACAGTATTATCA
The sequence above is drawn from the Asterias rubens chromosome 9, eAstRub1.3, whole genome shotgun sequence genome and encodes:
- the LOC117295033 gene encoding free fatty acid receptor 4-like; protein product: MGLMAMVSISGNVLVISFFVRFKAIRQVTNLFITNLALSDLIFTLMVPLVMVTRVTGVWVFGEVLCRLLTAVEFVCGIVSVWTMVLISVDRYQAIVSLQRHRSTLNMTLLRLLLVWIGAAIFVLPLVLYFRTTDSTIEDNHTGLRRNVTVCTFDFPGPLYLPLIYSCINIVVVFIIPMSIITRNYRAIMRKFSMSLQRMREHMVAAPRTDRSSAKASTNVQREARVMRMLITMVTVFVLMWGPVTMTIIALMADYDRNGMESYQITAVFIVTYANAAVNPVVYGILNAQYRKRFARLFCKSQCQEVTASNSSVGGGGGSIHQQVIRTLSGKVRNRTSFENGNACHENPMNNICEAETPS